The following coding sequences lie in one Vulgatibacter sp. genomic window:
- a CDS encoding glutamate-cysteine ligase family protein: MGQAIDRETFTDEEFARFSARLQESLQALGQLLARPGFGVGPRTVGAELELHLVDPRMRPLRRNRTVLERMHDPRMVAEVDAFNIECNTAPGPLAGRPFAALATELRTALDEARRGAADAGGRIAMIGTLPTLLQSDLGPAALTALPRYRALARSLRARRNAPFHLHIDGIESLVVEEDDVTPLGASTSFQLHLRVDPRDFGRAWNAAEMATGPVLALCGNAPIFLGRKLWQETRIALFCQSTDDRTQEEQGRPPRVNFGAGWATRGAGELFERSVALHPPVLPVCSAESPLAVVEAGDVPHLDELRLHHGTVWTWNRAVYDAADGGHLRVEFRALPAGPTVVDMLANAAFALGLTLALEPQMDAWAAEVPFAWARSNFFAAARHGLDATFHWPGRDPVAAPALIAELLPRARAALVEAGVEPAEVKPLFDVLAARLHTGQTGARWQLATLAEREHLGDEREVALAEMLARYVERSETDAPVHTWPVG; the protein is encoded by the coding sequence ATGGGACAGGCGATCGATCGAGAGACCTTCACCGATGAGGAATTCGCCCGCTTCTCGGCGCGGCTGCAGGAGTCGCTGCAGGCGCTCGGGCAGCTCCTCGCGCGGCCCGGCTTCGGCGTGGGTCCCCGCACCGTGGGCGCGGAGCTCGAGCTCCACCTCGTCGACCCACGGATGCGGCCGCTGCGCCGCAACCGCACGGTGCTCGAGCGGATGCACGATCCGCGGATGGTGGCGGAGGTCGACGCCTTCAACATCGAGTGCAACACCGCACCGGGGCCGCTCGCCGGCAGGCCCTTCGCCGCGCTCGCCACCGAGCTGCGCACCGCCCTCGACGAGGCGCGCCGCGGTGCCGCTGACGCTGGCGGCAGGATCGCGATGATCGGCACCCTGCCGACGCTGCTGCAGAGCGATCTCGGCCCCGCGGCCCTCACCGCCCTGCCCCGCTACCGCGCCCTCGCCCGCAGCCTGCGCGCGCGCCGCAACGCGCCCTTCCACCTCCACATCGACGGGATCGAGTCGCTGGTGGTGGAGGAGGACGACGTGACGCCGCTGGGCGCGAGCACCTCCTTCCAGCTCCACCTCCGGGTGGATCCCCGAGACTTCGGCAGGGCGTGGAATGCGGCGGAGATGGCGACGGGGCCGGTGCTCGCGCTCTGCGGGAACGCGCCGATCTTCCTTGGCCGCAAGCTCTGGCAGGAGACGCGGATCGCGCTCTTCTGCCAGAGCACCGACGACCGCACGCAGGAGGAGCAGGGCCGCCCCCCCCGGGTGAACTTCGGCGCGGGCTGGGCGACCCGCGGCGCCGGCGAGCTCTTCGAGCGGAGCGTCGCGCTCCACCCGCCCGTGCTGCCGGTCTGCAGCGCCGAGTCGCCACTGGCGGTGGTGGAAGCAGGCGACGTCCCCCACCTCGACGAGCTCCGCCTCCACCACGGCACGGTGTGGACCTGGAACCGCGCGGTCTACGACGCGGCGGACGGCGGCCACCTGCGCGTCGAGTTCCGGGCGCTGCCCGCGGGCCCCACGGTGGTGGACATGCTCGCCAACGCGGCCTTCGCCCTCGGCCTCACCCTCGCCCTCGAGCCGCAGATGGATGCGTGGGCGGCGGAGGTCCCCTTCGCCTGGGCGCGGAGCAACTTCTTCGCGGCGGCGCGGCACGGCCTCGACGCGACGTTCCACTGGCCCGGGCGGGATCCGGTCGCTGCCCCCGCGCTGATCGCCGAGCTCCTGCCCAGGGCCCGGGCGGCGTTGGTGGAGGCAGGTGTGGAGCCCGCGGAGGTGAAGCCGCTCTTCGACGTGCTCGCCGCACGCCTGCACACCGGGCAGACCGGTGCGCGCTGGCAACTCGCCACCCTCGCCGAACGGGAGCATCTCGGCGACGAGCGCGAGGTGGCCCTCGCCGAGATGCTGGCCCGCTACGTGGAGCGCAGCGAGACGGATGCGCCGGTCCACACCTGGCCCGTCGGCTGA
- a CDS encoding polysaccharide lyase family 7 protein gives MEPQEPAPTAELPADRLDLSSWKLTLPVETPHEGDPDEIRQPELADFAIDPFFGLTAKKDGVVFRAPVEGATTSGSGYPRSELREMTADGSDEASWSTTSGTHTLEIRQAITHLPEVKAHVVAGQIHDAEDDVIMIRLEGEHLFVEGGGEELATLDANYQLGTVFTVKMVASDGRIRVHYDDVLALDLARAASGCYFKAGAYTQSNLEKGDVAGAYGEVVIYDLQLAHD, from the coding sequence GTGGAGCCGCAGGAGCCGGCGCCGACCGCCGAGCTGCCTGCCGATCGACTCGATCTCTCGAGCTGGAAGCTGACGCTGCCGGTGGAGACGCCGCACGAGGGCGATCCCGACGAGATCCGGCAGCCCGAGCTCGCAGACTTCGCGATCGATCCCTTCTTCGGCCTCACCGCGAAGAAGGACGGCGTCGTCTTCCGCGCACCCGTCGAAGGCGCCACGACCAGCGGTTCCGGCTACCCCCGCTCCGAACTCCGCGAGATGACCGCCGACGGCTCCGACGAGGCGAGCTGGTCCACCACCTCCGGCACCCACACCCTGGAGATCCGCCAGGCGATCACCCACCTGCCCGAGGTGAAGGCGCACGTCGTGGCCGGCCAGATCCACGACGCGGAAGACGACGTGATCATGATCCGCCTCGAAGGCGAGCACCTCTTCGTCGAAGGCGGCGGCGAGGAGCTCGCCACCCTGGACGCCAACTACCAACTCGGCACCGTCTTCACCGTGAAGATGGTCGCGAGCGACGGGCGCATCCGCGTCCACTACGACGACGTGCTCGCGCTGGACCTCGCCCGCGCAGCCTCCGGCTGCTACTTCAAGGCCGGCGCCTATACGCAGTCCAACCTGGAGAAGGGCGACGTGGCCGGCGCGTACGGCGAGGTCGTGATCTACGACCTCCAGCTCGCGCACGACTGA
- a CDS encoding His/Gly/Thr/Pro-type tRNA ligase C-terminal domain-containing protein produces the protein MDHEERKPMPCGAFVVAAAGHAHEAAAWALCERLRCCGLQAVLVEWSPSLPRQLVAACAAGAAAVWMVGRPEVERGWVAIVDRQGEQLHLPVEKALARALAASRSGPGCATAR, from the coding sequence ATGGATCACGAGGAACGGAAACCGATGCCGTGCGGCGCCTTCGTCGTCGCCGCAGCGGGCCACGCCCACGAGGCGGCAGCATGGGCGCTCTGCGAGCGGCTGCGCTGCTGCGGCCTGCAGGCGGTGCTGGTGGAGTGGAGCCCTTCCCTGCCGCGGCAGCTGGTGGCTGCGTGTGCCGCCGGTGCAGCGGCGGTGTGGATGGTCGGCAGGCCGGAGGTCGAGCGCGGCTGGGTCGCGATCGTCGACCGGCAGGGGGAGCAGCTCCACCTGCCGGTCGAAAAGGCGCTGGCGCGGGCCCTTGCGGCGTCACGCTCGGGGCCGGGTTGCGCCACCGCGCGATGA
- a CDS encoding diacylglycerol/lipid kinase family protein yields MNLTAAESKVAVLLNANAKRVSRRVHNALRHVVPEDDLFLSRTVADARNIARAVVDRQYRTVFTGGGDGTFVSFVTEILDAVREHATFQLPRFGVLKLGTGNALAGMVGATAGEGILDDVLRARAGEVPSVRRIDLITTDGRLTPFAGIGLDAAILNDYVAVKRKLGQGRLKRLGTGASGYALAVATRTLPHYLVHRKSPEVEVINGRGVATLVGADGKPVKDFGPGELLFRGPASMCAGSTVPFYGFNFKMFPFAGMVPGRMQLRVSNLKPFTVVTHLDAIWKGRFRHPDVSDFLVEDVIVRANEKLPLQIGGDAEGYRDEIRLGLAPRQIELVDFSALN; encoded by the coding sequence ATGAACCTCACCGCCGCCGAGAGCAAGGTCGCAGTCCTCCTCAACGCCAACGCCAAGCGTGTCTCGCGCCGGGTCCACAACGCCCTGCGCCACGTGGTCCCCGAGGACGACCTCTTCCTCTCCCGCACCGTGGCGGACGCCCGCAACATCGCCCGCGCCGTGGTGGACCGGCAGTACCGCACCGTCTTCACCGGTGGCGGCGACGGCACCTTCGTCTCCTTCGTCACCGAGATCCTCGACGCGGTCCGGGAGCACGCGACCTTCCAGCTGCCCCGCTTCGGCGTGCTCAAGCTGGGCACCGGCAACGCGCTCGCCGGCATGGTCGGCGCCACCGCCGGCGAGGGGATCCTCGACGACGTGCTCCGCGCCAGGGCCGGCGAGGTGCCGAGCGTGCGGCGGATCGATCTCATCACCACCGACGGCAGGCTCACCCCCTTCGCCGGCATCGGCCTCGACGCGGCGATCCTCAACGACTACGTGGCGGTGAAGCGCAAGCTCGGCCAGGGCAGGTTGAAGCGACTTGGCACCGGCGCATCCGGCTACGCCCTCGCGGTGGCGACCCGCACGCTGCCGCACTACCTGGTCCACCGGAAGTCGCCGGAGGTCGAGGTGATCAACGGCAGGGGCGTGGCCACGCTCGTCGGCGCCGACGGCAAGCCGGTGAAGGATTTCGGTCCCGGCGAGCTGCTCTTCCGGGGCCCCGCCTCGATGTGCGCCGGCAGCACCGTTCCCTTCTACGGCTTCAACTTCAAGATGTTCCCCTTCGCCGGGATGGTGCCGGGCCGCATGCAGCTGCGGGTGAGCAACCTCAAACCCTTCACGGTCGTCACCCATCTCGACGCCATCTGGAAGGGCCGCTTCCGCCACCCGGATGTCTCGGATTTCCTCGTCGAGGACGTCATCGTCCGGGCCAACGAGAAGCTCCCGCTGCAGATCGGTGGTGACGCCGAAGGCTACCGCGACGAGATCCGCCTCGGCCTGGCGCCCCGGCAGATCGAGCTGGTCGATTTCTCCGCGCTCAACTGA
- a CDS encoding sensor histidine kinase: MSEASSQIMGAHEADEAAALGRRASLLVDTVLDYAIFLLSPEGVVESWNTGAAALKGYSADEVVGTHVSRFYPKEDVEAGLPQLLLRTAAEQGRIEHEGWRVRKDGSRFWADVIITAIRDEQGGLQGFAKVTRDLSERKEQEERLRASEERFRLLVEGVRDHAIFMLDPQGYVMSWNPGAVAIKGYTAREIIGQRFTRFYPPEDQAAGKPERLLRIAAEQGRVEDEGWRVRKDGSRFWADVILTALRDEQGELQGFAKVTRDLTERKQLEEERIRRAEAEAAIRLRDDFLSIASHELRTPLTALQLQLDGLDARLGEGDARLKRPLDRAIRSGERLAELVSTLLDVSRIASGRIDLHPETFSLGELVRDVAERFEGAAAEAGCPIELAIADEISGTWDRLRIEQVLVNLLSNATKFGAGAPVRIAVERLDDHAVIRVCDGGPGVPPGDLDRIFGRFERAAPIKHYGGLGLGLYVTWEIVTAHGGTVDAKNLPGCGAALTVRLPIGASAAEAG, encoded by the coding sequence ATGAGCGAGGCGTCGAGCCAGATAATGGGCGCACACGAGGCCGACGAGGCGGCAGCCCTGGGGCGGCGCGCCAGCCTGCTCGTCGACACGGTGCTCGACTACGCGATCTTCCTGCTCTCGCCGGAGGGCGTCGTCGAGAGCTGGAACACGGGCGCCGCGGCCCTCAAGGGCTATTCCGCGGACGAGGTGGTCGGGACCCACGTCTCCCGCTTCTACCCGAAGGAGGACGTCGAGGCAGGCCTGCCGCAGCTGCTGCTCCGGACTGCGGCGGAGCAGGGCCGCATCGAGCACGAGGGCTGGCGGGTCCGCAAGGATGGAAGCCGCTTCTGGGCCGACGTGATCATCACCGCGATCCGGGACGAGCAGGGCGGGCTGCAGGGCTTTGCCAAGGTCACCCGTGACTTGAGCGAGCGGAAAGAGCAGGAGGAGCGCCTGCGCGCCAGCGAGGAGCGCTTCCGCCTGCTCGTCGAGGGTGTCCGTGACCACGCGATCTTCATGCTCGACCCGCAGGGTTACGTGATGAGCTGGAATCCGGGAGCGGTGGCGATCAAGGGCTACACGGCCCGGGAGATCATCGGCCAGCGCTTCACCCGCTTCTATCCCCCCGAGGACCAGGCTGCCGGCAAGCCCGAGCGGCTCCTGCGGATCGCTGCGGAGCAGGGCCGGGTCGAGGACGAGGGATGGCGCGTCCGCAAGGACGGAAGTCGGTTCTGGGCCGACGTGATCCTCACCGCCCTCCGCGACGAGCAGGGCGAGCTCCAGGGCTTCGCCAAGGTGACCCGCGATCTCACCGAGCGCAAGCAGCTCGAGGAGGAGCGGATCCGGCGTGCAGAGGCGGAGGCGGCGATCCGCCTCCGGGACGACTTTCTCTCCATCGCCTCGCACGAGCTCCGCACGCCGCTCACCGCGCTGCAGCTCCAGCTCGACGGGCTCGACGCGCGCCTGGGGGAGGGCGACGCACGTCTGAAAAGGCCGCTCGATCGCGCGATCCGCAGCGGCGAGCGCCTGGCCGAGCTGGTGAGCACGCTGCTCGACGTCTCCCGGATCGCCTCCGGGCGGATCGATCTCCATCCGGAGACCTTCTCGCTCGGGGAGTTGGTTCGCGACGTCGCCGAGCGCTTCGAGGGTGCAGCGGCGGAGGCCGGCTGCCCGATCGAGCTGGCGATCGCCGACGAGATCTCCGGCACCTGGGATCGACTGCGCATCGAGCAGGTCCTCGTGAATCTGCTCTCCAACGCGACGAAATTCGGCGCGGGTGCGCCCGTCCGGATCGCCGTGGAGCGGCTGGACGATCACGCCGTGATCCGCGTCTGCGACGGGGGACCGGGCGTACCGCCGGGTGATCTCGATCGCATCTTCGGGAGGTTCGAGCGCGCGGCCCCGATCAAGCACTACGGGGGACTCGGGCTGGGGCTCTACGTGACCTGGGAGATCGTGACCGCGCACGGGGGAACGGTGGACGCGAAGAACCTTCCCGGCTGCGGCGCAGCGCTCACCGTGCGTCTGCCCATCGGCGCATCCGCGGCGGAGGCCGGGTGA
- a CDS encoding response regulator, giving the protein MGGRVLVVEDDLVIRDTLLEILADAGYEAIGAANGLEALARLREPGGLPCLIVLDIMMPVMDGVTFRQEQLRLPELAGIPVVVLSAHRTSAELVDDLGVRDVLPKPVRLAQLLCVVHRFCGLGA; this is encoded by the coding sequence ATGGGGGGGAGGGTGCTGGTGGTCGAGGACGACCTCGTCATTCGCGACACCCTGCTCGAGATCCTCGCCGACGCAGGCTACGAAGCGATCGGCGCCGCGAACGGCCTCGAAGCACTCGCGCGCCTCCGGGAGCCGGGAGGCCTTCCCTGCCTGATCGTCCTCGACATCATGATGCCGGTGATGGACGGGGTGACCTTCCGGCAGGAGCAGCTCCGCCTCCCCGAGCTCGCCGGGATCCCGGTGGTGGTGCTCTCGGCCCACCGGACCTCCGCCGAGCTCGTCGACGATCTCGGCGTGCGCGACGTCCTCCCGAAGCCGGTGCGGCTGGCGCAGCTCCTCTGCGTGGTCCACCGCTTCTGCGGGCTCGGCGCCTGA
- a CDS encoding isopenicillin N synthase family dioxygenase, with amino-acid sequence MERLPVIDLAAGLEAVAPQLAAACSEVGFFYLVGHGVDPALRLRLEEATTAFFALPEEEKAAIAMARGGRAWRGFFPVGAELTSGQPDRKEGLYFGTELPPDDPRVRAGLPLHGPNLFPPQVPALREAVLAWIDALTALGHRVMRCLAASLGLDPLHFEQTITGEPLCLFRIFHYPPPPLGDTGWGVGEHTDYGLLTLLAQDRRGGLEVKTRDGWIEAPPLENAFVCNLGDMLDRITGGRYRSTPHRVRNTSGADRYSWPFFFDPGFSAKVRPLPGALVRPREEDAAERWDRASVHDFHGTYGDYLLAKVGRVFPELRRAVIDPGA; translated from the coding sequence ATGGAACGCCTTCCGGTGATCGACCTGGCTGCCGGCCTCGAGGCCGTCGCCCCACAGCTCGCCGCTGCCTGCAGCGAAGTGGGCTTCTTCTACCTCGTGGGGCACGGCGTCGATCCGGCGCTGCGGCTGCGCCTCGAGGAGGCGACGACCGCCTTCTTCGCGCTGCCGGAGGAGGAGAAGGCGGCGATCGCGATGGCGCGCGGGGGCAGGGCGTGGCGGGGCTTCTTTCCCGTGGGCGCCGAGCTCACCTCCGGCCAGCCGGATCGCAAGGAGGGCCTCTACTTCGGCACCGAGCTCCCACCGGACGACCCCCGGGTGCGGGCAGGGCTGCCGCTCCACGGCCCCAACCTCTTTCCGCCACAGGTGCCCGCGCTGCGCGAGGCGGTGCTCGCCTGGATCGACGCGCTCACCGCACTCGGCCACCGGGTGATGCGCTGCCTCGCCGCGAGCCTCGGACTCGATCCCCTCCACTTCGAGCAGACGATCACCGGCGAGCCGCTCTGCCTCTTCCGGATCTTCCACTACCCGCCGCCGCCTCTCGGGGACACGGGCTGGGGTGTCGGCGAGCACACCGACTACGGCCTCCTCACGCTGCTCGCACAGGACCGCCGCGGGGGGCTCGAGGTGAAGACGCGGGACGGCTGGATCGAGGCCCCGCCCCTCGAGAACGCCTTCGTCTGCAACCTCGGCGACATGCTCGACCGGATCACCGGTGGCCGCTACCGCTCCACACCCCACCGGGTGCGCAACACCTCCGGTGCCGATCGCTACTCGTGGCCCTTCTTCTTCGATCCGGGTTTCTCCGCAAAAGTGCGGCCGCTTCCCGGTGCCCTCGTCCGGCCGAGGGAAGAGGACGCCGCGGAGCGCTGGGATCGGGCCAGCGTCCACGACTTCCACGGAACCTACGGCGACTACCTCCTCGCCAAGGTGGGGCGGGTCTTCCCCGAGCTTCGGAGGGCCGTGATCGACCCCGGGGCGTGA
- a CDS encoding PhoH family protein, with protein sequence MRKNFVLDTNVLLHDPRAIFGFSDNDVVIPIYVIEEIDQFKRDLSELGRNARQVARYLDQFRKEGNLGEGVTLQTGGTLRVLFSGRQMAGEHANGALMDNKIMSVALDLREREKDRDTVFVTKDANLRIRADALGLVAEDYDAERVGLDEVYSGKSEVLVSGDVVDTFYATGEAVVPELDENDERRPPNEFLILRDAANPNHSAVAKWSSEKRRAVPLIRLPKEGIWGIRPRNKEQSFAMDLLLNDDVKLVTLVGKAGTGKTLMAIAAGLTKTMEEGVFHRLLVSRPVFPLGRDIGYLPGTVEEKLNPWMQPIFDNVEFLMNLSRSDKKAGRGYHELMDLGVLAIEPLTYIRGRSIPNQFIIVDEAQNLTPHEVKTIITRAGDGTKIILTGDPYQIDNPYVDSTNNGLIHVVNRFKHEKVAGHVTMTKGERSQLAELAANLL encoded by the coding sequence ATGCGGAAGAACTTCGTTCTCGACACCAACGTCCTGCTTCACGATCCCCGCGCAATCTTCGGCTTCTCCGACAACGACGTCGTCATCCCGATCTACGTCATCGAGGAGATCGATCAGTTCAAGCGCGACCTCTCGGAGCTCGGGCGCAACGCCCGGCAGGTGGCCCGGTACCTCGACCAGTTCCGCAAGGAGGGAAACCTCGGCGAGGGCGTGACCCTGCAGACGGGCGGCACGCTGCGGGTCCTCTTCTCGGGAAGGCAGATGGCCGGCGAGCACGCCAACGGCGCGCTCATGGACAACAAGATCATGTCGGTGGCCCTCGACCTGCGCGAGCGGGAGAAGGACCGCGACACCGTCTTCGTCACCAAGGACGCCAACCTCCGCATCCGCGCCGACGCCCTCGGGCTGGTGGCGGAGGACTACGACGCGGAGCGGGTCGGCCTCGACGAGGTCTATTCGGGCAAGAGCGAGGTCCTCGTCTCCGGCGACGTGGTCGACACCTTCTACGCCACCGGCGAGGCGGTGGTCCCCGAGCTCGACGAGAACGACGAGCGCCGGCCGCCGAACGAATTCCTGATCCTGCGGGACGCAGCGAATCCCAACCACTCGGCGGTGGCCAAATGGTCCTCCGAGAAGCGTCGGGCGGTGCCGCTGATCCGCCTGCCCAAGGAGGGGATCTGGGGGATCCGCCCGAGAAACAAGGAGCAGTCCTTCGCCATGGACCTGCTCCTCAACGACGACGTGAAGCTCGTCACCCTGGTGGGCAAGGCGGGGACCGGCAAGACACTGATGGCGATCGCCGCCGGCCTCACCAAGACGATGGAGGAGGGCGTCTTCCACCGGCTGCTGGTGAGCCGTCCGGTCTTCCCGCTCGGCAGGGACATCGGCTATCTCCCCGGCACCGTCGAGGAGAAGCTCAATCCCTGGATGCAGCCGATCTTCGACAACGTCGAATTCCTGATGAACCTCAGCCGTTCGGACAAGAAGGCGGGACGCGGCTACCACGAGCTGATGGATCTCGGCGTTCTCGCCATCGAGCCGCTGACCTACATCCGCGGCCGCTCGATCCCGAACCAGTTCATCATCGTGGACGAGGCCCAGAACCTCACGCCCCACGAGGTGAAGACGATCATCACCCGGGCCGGCGACGGGACGAAGATCATCCTCACCGGCGACCCGTACCAGATCGACAATCCCTACGTGGACTCGACGAACAACGGACTCATCCACGTGGTCAACCGGTTCAAGCACGAGAAGGTCGCGGGACACGTGACCATGACCAAGGGCGAGCGGAGCCAGCTTGCCGAGCTGGCTGCAAATCTGCTCTAA
- a CDS encoding diacylglycerol/lipid kinase family protein, with amino-acid sequence MKERLLLVLNPVAGGGASTEAVLEVVRQLREQGHPIDVEATSEVGQARRIAASRAADYDRVAACGGDGTISEVAAGLLDSGAGKPLVVVPAGTANDFAAAIGAGALPEEALRLAFEGRLAPLDVGFAGETPFVNAASAGVAAEISEGASAELKAAIGPLAYLASGLSRLGSLHGFEGAIEGAEGRYEGPVLFFAVANGQTVGGGTRVAPEALVDDGLLDLVILPALPASSLIGALRALRAGTQHPGLVRMRGERFSMEADREVTITCDGEPVRSSAIDFHVAPGALSLVVHGPAPARRWSGEVAQGESR; translated from the coding sequence TTGAAAGAGCGGCTGCTCCTCGTCCTCAACCCCGTTGCCGGCGGCGGCGCCTCCACGGAGGCGGTGCTCGAGGTCGTCCGCCAGCTGCGCGAGCAGGGCCATCCGATCGACGTCGAGGCGACGAGCGAGGTCGGCCAGGCCCGGCGGATCGCTGCGTCCCGTGCAGCCGACTACGACCGGGTTGCTGCCTGCGGCGGCGACGGCACCATCTCCGAGGTGGCGGCGGGGCTCCTCGACAGCGGGGCCGGCAAGCCGCTGGTGGTCGTTCCCGCAGGGACCGCCAACGACTTCGCCGCTGCCATCGGCGCCGGCGCCCTGCCCGAGGAGGCGCTGCGCCTCGCCTTCGAGGGGCGCCTGGCGCCGCTCGACGTGGGCTTTGCCGGGGAGACGCCCTTCGTCAACGCCGCCTCCGCCGGCGTCGCCGCCGAGATCTCCGAGGGCGCCAGCGCCGAGCTCAAGGCGGCAATCGGTCCGCTCGCCTACCTGGCCAGTGGCCTCTCGCGGCTGGGGAGCCTCCACGGCTTCGAAGGCGCAATCGAGGGCGCCGAGGGACGCTACGAGGGGCCGGTGCTCTTCTTCGCGGTGGCCAACGGCCAGACCGTCGGCGGCGGCACCCGGGTGGCGCCGGAGGCGCTGGTGGACGACGGCCTCCTCGATCTCGTGATCCTGCCGGCGCTCCCCGCCTCGTCGCTGATCGGCGCGCTGCGGGCGCTCCGGGCCGGGACCCAGCACCCGGGCCTCGTGCGGATGCGGGGCGAGCGCTTCTCGATGGAGGCGGATCGGGAGGTGACGATCACGTGCGACGGCGAGCCGGTGCGCAGCAGCGCGATCGACTTCCACGTGGCCCCCGGCGCTCTCTCGCTGGTGGTGCACGGACCGGCCCCTGCAAGAAGATGGAGCGGGGAAGTCGCGCAGGGAGAAAGTCGTTGA
- a CDS encoding DUF493 domain-containing protein yields the protein MTETPANAPLLKYPCFYTFKAIGKAEGAPFDEHVRGLVGGILGYVSPDSCSIRESGKGNYHSVSVLVHLQSEEQRRAVYESFWKDERVVFYL from the coding sequence ATGACCGAAACTCCAGCCAACGCCCCCCTCCTCAAGTACCCGTGCTTCTACACCTTCAAGGCGATCGGCAAGGCCGAGGGCGCCCCCTTCGACGAGCACGTCCGCGGGCTCGTCGGCGGCATCCTCGGCTACGTCTCGCCCGACTCCTGCTCGATCCGCGAGAGCGGCAAGGGCAACTACCACAGCGTCAGCGTGCTCGTGCATCTGCAGAGCGAGGAGCAGCGGCGCGCGGTCTACGAGTCGTTCTGGAAGGACGAGCGCGTCGTCTTCTATCTCTGA